In a single window of the Zea mays cultivar B73 chromosome 5, Zm-B73-REFERENCE-NAM-5.0, whole genome shotgun sequence genome:
- the LOC100303964 gene encoding uncharacterized protein LOC100303964, translating into MSKQGGKAKPLKAPKADKKEYDETDLAYLQKKKDEEKALKELKAKAQKGAIGGSGLKKSGKK; encoded by the exons ATGTCGAAGCAAG GAGGGAAGGCCAAGCCGCTGAAGGCGCCCAAGGCCGACAAGAAGGAGTACGACGAG ACGGATCTTGCATATCTGCAGAAGAAGAAAGATGAGGAAAAA GCACTGAAGGAGCTTAAGGCCAAGGCACAGAAGGGCGCGATTGGGGGCTCGGGTCTGAAGAAAAGTGGAAAGAAATGA